CACGACCGTGCCGTACGGCACGCCGGCCGCCAGCTCGCGCAGCACCTCGCGGTTGAAGCCGGTCGCCAGTGTCCAGTCCAGGGGGAGGTCGAACTCCCGCAGCTCGCCCGCGAAGTACGCGGCGAGCTGACGTATCGGCTCGGCGAGCCGGCCGGAGGCGGACTCCACGACCTCCGCGCCGAACCTGTCCCCCAGCCGCGCCACCGCCTGCTCGCGCACCCTCGCGCGGGCGTGGAAGTGGACGGCCACCAGCCCGCGGTCGGTCGCGGCCAGCAGCAGAGGGCCGATGTCGCTCTCCACGACCGCCCACTCCACGCGCGGCGACTGCACTTCGCTGTCCATGCCGACCACCGTACGACCGGCCACTGACACCGCGCGGGCCGACCGCGACGGTCAGCCCGCGTGAACGGCGTCGGCGACCACGTCCGGGCTGTTGCTGATGATCCCGTCCACGCCGAACCCGGCGGCCCGGCTCGCGTCCGCCGCGTCGTTCACCGTCCAGGTGCTGACCCGCAGCGGCACGCCGTGCGGGCCCCGAAGGGCCTGCACAGCGGTCACGTAGTCCGCGGTGATCGTGGTGTGCGACGGGTTGATCTGATCGGAGAATGCCGC
This sequence is a window from Streptomyces sp. HUAS YS2. Protein-coding genes within it:
- a CDS encoding methylated-DNA--[protein]-cysteine S-methyltransferase — translated: MDSEVQSPRVEWAVVESDIGPLLLAATDRGLVAVHFHARARVREQAVARLGDRFGAEVVESASGRLAEPIRQLAAYFAGELREFDLPLDWTLATGFNREVLRELAAGVPYGTVVGYGDLADRVGQPGAAQAVGAAMGANPLPVVVPCHRVVASDGTLGGFGGGLETKRQLLALEGVLPQPLF